A section of the Citrus sinensis cultivar Valencia sweet orange chromosome 8, DVS_A1.0, whole genome shotgun sequence genome encodes:
- the LOC102608550 gene encoding ATP-dependent Clp protease proteolytic subunit-related protein 1, chloroplastic — translation MATSLLSPLSSPSIEPPALTSSHPKSSFIPNPKLLFSTPFSRTKRCVQRCSKYYNSPSAKSVNHIPKQFREENLQDGLMDNYKNVPRHLYGLTPSQMDMFMTEENPVCRQAASVTEETISSAHHYLNNGGMWSLSGMSDRGPSKYSMSVSMYRGGGGVYDMPQSAPPDLPSLLLDARIVYLGMPIVSAVTELLIAQFMWLDFDNASKPIYLYINSSGTQNEKKESVGAETDAYAIADAMAYCKSKVYTVNCGMAYGQAAMLLSVGAKGYRGLQPNSSTKLYLPVVGRSSGPVTDMWRKAKDLEANAESYIELLAKGTGKPKEEIAKDIQRPKYMQAKEAIVYGLADKIIDSQDAAYEKRDYDMMLAQQMSMEREAGGPQAAPSGFR, via the exons ATGGCAACTTCTCTGCTATCTCCACTCTCATCACCATCAATAGAGCCACCGGCTCTTACCTCTAGCCACCCTAAATCTTCCTTCATCCCCAACCCCAAGCTCTTGTTCTCGACGCCCTTTTCAAGAACAAAACGCTGTGTTCAACGATGCTCCAAGTACTACAACTCACCCTCTGCGAAGTCCGTGAATCATATTCCCAAGCAGTTCAGAGAAGAAAATCTCCAAGATGGAT TGATGGACAACTACAAGAATGTGCCCCGTCACCTTTATGGCCTTACACCTTCACAGATGGACATGTTCATGACAGAAGAGAACCCTGTGTGCCGGCAAGCAGCGAGTGTAACAGAG GAAACCATTTCTTCTGCCCACCATTATTTGAATAATGGGGGGATGTGGAGTCTATCTGGCATGAGTGATAGGGGCCCTTCAAAGTATAGTATGAGTGTGAGCATGTATCGTGGAGGAGGTGGAGTATATGATATGCCCCAATCTGCTCCTCCTGACTTACCTTCTTTGCTGTTAGATGCTCGGATTGTCTATCTTGGAATGCCG ATTGTATCTGCAGTGACTGAGCTTCTTATTGCTCAGTTTATGTGGTTGGATTTTGATAATGCCTCAAAGCCTATATATCTATACATAAATTCCTCTGGGACACAG AATGAAAAGAAGGAGAGTGTTGGAGCCGAAACTGATGCATATGCTATAGCTGATGCCATGGCT TACTGCAAATCAAAAGTCTATACAGTAAATTGTGGCATGGCATATGGTCAAGCAGCAATGCTTCTATCTGTTGGAGCAAAGGGTTACCGCGGTTTACAGCCAAATTCTTCCA caaaattatatttgccTGTCGTTGGTAGGTCGAGTGGGCCCGTTACTGACATGTGGCGCAAG GCCAAAGATCTAGAAGCAAACGCTGAAAGCTACATTGAGCTATTAGCAAAAGGAACAGGAAAACCCAAGGAAGAAATTGCTAAAGACATCCAACGACCTAAATACATGCAAGCAAAAGAAGCTATAGTGTATGGCCTTGCAGACAAGATAATCGACTCACAGGATGCAGCATATGAAAAACGG GATTACGATATGATGCTTGCTCAACAAATGTCCATGGAGAGAGAAGCAGGAGGTCCACAAGCAGCTCCTTCTGGATTTAGGTGA